The genomic window CGACGCCTCCCGGACGCAGTTCACCGAGACGGCGTGGCACGACCTGACCGGTGGCTGCGCCCTGACCCTGCCCCCCGCGGCCGGTCAGCCCGCCTCGGTCGCCGCCAACTGCGGTGGCCACCGGGCCGCCACCGACCTGTCCGCCGTCGCCGACCCGGCGAGCGGCCCCGCTGTCTACGACACCTACGCGCCCTCCACCGGGAAGCCGAACAACTGGCTCGTCAGCGGCGGCACCAGCGCCTCCTCGCCGTTCGTCGCCGCCTGGTACGTCCGCAGCAGCGGGCACTCGACCGGCACCGTCGGCCCCAGCGCGCTCTACCGGGCCCCGGCCTCGGTCTTCCACGACGTCACCACCGACGGCGGATCGCCGGCCATCTGCCAGCGGCTCGGCTGGGGCGAGAAGATCTGCCAGTCCGGCCCCGGCTGGGACGGCCCCACCGGCCTCGGCTCACCGCACGGCCTCGGCAGGTTCTGAACGGCACGTTCTGATCCGAGCAGCCCACTCGGGCCGGTGTCGAGGTGTGTGTACGGACTCGGGAGTGGACCCCGGCGGGCCGGGGTCCATGCGGCCAGTCAGACCTTGATGACCGTGAGGCGCTTGCCGCACAGCGTGCTCAAGTCATCCGGGTCGGAGGTGAGAACCGTCACCGGTCCCGGAGCGGCGAGTGCCGTAGCGGTCAGTATCGCGTCGATGGCGTACTTGTGGCCGTGCAACGCGGCGTCGGCGAGGAGGGCTGCCGCGTGGCGGGCGATCGCCTCCGTCACCGGCTCGACCACCAGGCGGGAGAGCGTCCACTCCAGGGCCGGACGGTTGATCCGGGGGTGGACGACCTCCACCAGAGTGGCGGCGCTGGTGATCACGCGCATGTCGTCCGCCCGGGCCAGCGCGAGCCAGCCGGTGACCTCGCGATCCCGCAGTACGGCCTTGGCGAGCCCTTCGCTGTCCAGGACGAGGGTGCCCGCGGGCACAGCGGCCTCGCGCGTCATGCCGCGCTCGCCGCGTCGCCGTGCTGCTCCTCGCGGGCGCGCCGCAGCAGGTCGCGCTTCTGCTGGATCTCCTCGGCGGTGATGGGGCCGTGTTCGGCCTCGGCAACGGCGATCAGTTCGTTGAGGTTGTCCCGCTCGATCTGCCGGGCGACCGCCGCGGCGACATAGGCGGACAGGCCGGAGGGGCCGCTGCGGACGCGGGCGGCTTCGGCGATGTCGCGGGGCATGGTGATCGAGTACTTCTGGGTAGGCTCGCTCATGCTCCTTATGCTACCTCGCATGCTACTCCGCTGTCGGGGTTCGCTCAGCCGACAGGTGCTCTCATGGGGCCTTCGGCGGACGGGCCTGTTTGCGCGAGACGAGAGCGACTGCCGTCCATAGCGGCAGTTGTGCGGAGGTCGAACTGCCGCTCTTCTGCCTCGTGCACTGCCCTTGGCGGCAGGCTCCGGGCGGTTGGCTTGGGGCATGGCCGAGTTGAAGAGTTCGCCGCCGAGTCCAGTGAGTCCGCTGAGTTCAGCGAGCCCAGTGAGTCCACCGTTGCTGCCGGGGCCCGTCGCCGGGGCGCCCGGGTGTCTGGAGCTGATCGCTGCCGTTGCCCGGCATGCGCCCTCGCGGGCTGCGATCCGAGTGGGGGGTCGGGTCGTCGACTACGCCGAGCTGGAGGGGCGCAGTGCGGCGCTGGCCGGGCGGCTGGCGCGGTCGGTGCCCGGGTCCGGTGGGGTGGTCGGGGTGCGGGCGGCGGACCGGGTGGATTACGTCGTCGCGCTGCTGGCCGCGCTGAAGGCCGGCGTCGCGTTCCTGCCGCTGGACCCCGAGGCGCCGCAGGCGCGGGTGGCGGCGATCCTCGCGGACAGCGGGGCGGTGCTGCTGGCGCCGGACGACGAGCGCGGTGGTGACGCGGCCCGGACGGTCGCGGGGCCGGGGGAGACCGCCTACATCATCTACACCTCCGGGACGACCGGGACGCCCAAGGGCGTGGCCGTCGCCCGGGCGGCGCTGGACGGGCACCTCGCCACCGTGCGGGAGCGGTTCGGGATCACGGCGGACGACGTGGTGCTGCAGTTCAGCGCGCCGTACGTGGACGTCTGGGTCGAGCAGGTGCTCACCGCGCTGACCGCCGGGGCCTGCCTGGCGATGACCGGGGCGCGGGTGACCGCGCCGGCGGAGCTGGCAGCGTTGATCCGGCGCGAGGGCGTCACGGTGGCGAACCTTCCGGCCGGGTACTGGCAGGAGTTCACCGCGCTGCTCGACCACTGCGCGGGCGACTTGGCGAGCCTGCGGCTGATGGTCTGCGGCAGCGACACGATGCCCGCGGCCTCGGCCGAGCGGTGGCTGCGCGAGACCGGGATCCCGCTGCTCAACGCCTACGGGCCGACCGAGGCGGTGATCACCAGCCTGGTGCATGAGGTGCGCGAGGCCGGGGCGGGCCGTTCCGTGCCGATCGGACGGGCCATCGGCCAGCGTGAACTGTACGTGCTGGACGAGGAGATGCACGAAGCAGCGGCCGGCGAGCTGTGCATCGGCGGCACGGCGCTGGCGCTCGGCTACCTGAACCGGCCCGGCCTCACCGCTCAGCGTTTCGTGCCCGACCCGTTCAGCCCGGTGCCGGGTGCGCGGATGTACCGCACCGGTGACCTGGTGCGCCGACTGGCCGACGGCACCGTGGAGTTCGGTGGGCGCCGGGACGACCAGGTGAAGGTGCGCGGCTACCGGATCGAGCTGGGCGAGATCGAGCGCGCGCTGGCCGCGCACCCGCAGGTGGCGACCTGCGCGGTGAGCGTGTACGAGCCGGCGCCGGGGGACCGGCGCCTCGCGGGGTACGTCACGGCCGAGGGGAACGGCCTCCCGCGGGCGGACGAGCTGCAGGAGCACCTGCGGGCGACGCTGCCCGCGTACATGGTCCCGGCCACGATCACGGTGCTGCCCGCGCTCCCGCTCACCGCGAACGGCAAGATCGACCGCCGTGCGCTGCCCGCTCCGGCGGAGGATCGAGGGCACACGGGGCACGCGGGGCAGGCAGCGCACGAGGAGCCGGGCAGCGAGCTGGAGCGGCTGATCGCCGGTGTCTGGTCCGAGATCCTCGGCGTGCAGGGCATCGGCCTGGACGAGAACTTCTTCAACCTCGGCGGGGACTCGCTGACCGCACTGCGGGTCGCGGGCAGGATGCTGGAGACCCCGTACGCGGACGTCTCCCACGTCACCGTCTTCGAGGCGCAGACCGTCCGCGAGCTGGCGGCGGCGATGGCCGCGGCCGGTGCGCCCGCGGCCGGGCCGGAGCTGACCCGGCGCAGGGCCGCGACCGCGCCGCTGTCCGGCCTGCAGCGCGGCCTGTGGACGCACGCGCAGTTCAACCCGGACTCGACGGCCTACAACATCCCGTGGGTGTTCGAGCTGGCCGGACCGGTGGACCCGAGGGCGCTGCAGGTGGCGCTGGAGGGGCTGGTGGCGCGGCACGAGGCGCTGCGCACCACCTTCGCCACCGAGCGCGGCGAGCCGCGCCAGGTGATCCACGCCGAGCGGCCGGTGCCG from Kitasatospora sp. NBC_01250 includes these protein-coding regions:
- a CDS encoding CopG family transcriptional regulator encodes the protein MSEPTQKYSITMPRDIAEAARVRSGPSGLSAYVAAAVARQIERDNLNELIAVAEAEHGPITAEEIQQKRDLLRRAREEQHGDAASAA
- a CDS encoding DNA-binding protein — its product is MTREAAVPAGTLVLDSEGLAKAVLRDREVTGWLALARADDMRVITSAATLVEVVHPRINRPALEWTLSRLVVEPVTEAIARHAAALLADAALHGHKYAIDAILTATALAAPGPVTVLTSDPDDLSTLCGKRLTVIKV